In Macadamia integrifolia cultivar HAES 741 chromosome 5, SCU_Mint_v3, whole genome shotgun sequence, a single window of DNA contains:
- the LOC122078943 gene encoding uncharacterized protein LOC122078943: protein MASPDWKTYHERLPLPNLLNLRGCNVYPNCVLCHLDSQDPNHIFLNCPFSQQIWQTAGLLNSNPSTSVISIIDSLLLNSRSNSRTLVLRSASLCYILWYIWCGYWDYFFEQVPFAPHSILLKAIREAKDLCFHLRHPLPRQPRLVSWTPPPPFGFLKFNVDGASKGNPGPAGIGGVCRDHNSTFISCFSAGIGQTYAILAEALAIRHALLLATNMRASSIIVESDNLTVIGILIGKVNSCPWRISKIIDDCRHLASTFGSVVFCHSLREANAAADARPLLHFCIRPFYFVFFVVC from the coding sequence ATGGCATCTCCCGACTGGAAGACCTATCATGAAAGGCTCCCTCTCCCTAATCTTTTGAATCTCAGAGGTTGTAATGTTTATCCCAACTGTGTTTTGTGCCATCTAGATTCGCAAGATCCCAACCACATTTTTCTTAACTGTCCTTTTTCGCAGCAAATTTGGCAAACTGCTGGTCTGTTGAATAGCAACCCGTCGACTTCTGTCATTTCTATCATTGATAGTCTTCTGCTCAATTCGCGTTCTAATTCTAGGACTTTGGTGCTTAGGTCGGCTTCCCTCTGCTATATTTTGTGGTATATCTGGTGTGGCTACTGGGATTATTTCTTTGAACAGGTTCCCTTTGCACCGCATTCGATCCTTCTTAAGGCGATTAGAGAGGCTAAGGACCTGTGCTTCCACTTACGGCATCCATTGCCTCGACAACCTCGGCTTGTCTCTTGgacccccccccctccatttGGTTTTCTAAAGTTCAATGTAGATGGTGCTAGTAAAGGTAATCCTGGTCCTGCTGGAATTGGTGGCGTCTGTAGGGATCACAACAGTACTTTCATCTCCTGTTTTTCGGCTGGCATTGGGCAGACTTATGCGATCCTTGCTGAAGCTCTCGCTATCAGACACGCGCTGCTACTTGCCACTAATATGCGAGCTTCATCCATTATCGTTGAAAGCGATAACCTTACAGTCATTGGCATTCTGATCGGCAAAGTGAATTCTTGCCCGTGGCGTATCTCTAAAATCATTGATGATTGTCGGCATCTCGCTTCAACCTTTGGGAGTGTTGTTTTTTGCCATTCGCTAAGAGAAGCTAATGCTGCGGCGGATGCGAGACCCCTTTTGCACTTTTGTATTCGCCCCTTCTACTTTGTGTTCTTTGTTGTCTGCTGA